From a single Rhinolophus ferrumequinum isolate MPI-CBG mRhiFer1 chromosome 15, mRhiFer1_v1.p, whole genome shotgun sequence genomic region:
- the LOC117035194 gene encoding interferon lambda-3-like gives MATGCTLVLMLLTTVLTRTGAVPVPTPLRTLPAARGCHMSQFKSLFPQELKAFRRAKDALEESLLLKNWSCSSHPFPKARDLRWLQVWERPVALEAELALTLKVLGTVANSTLGDTLDQPLHTLRYIHSKLQACVPAQATTGPRAQGLLHQWLHRIHKAEKMESQVCLEASVTFNLIRLLTLDLKCVASGDLCV, from the exons ATGGCCACAGGTTGCACGCTGGTGCTCATGCTGCTGACCACGGTGCTGACCCGCACAGGGGCAGTTCCTGTCCCCACGCCCCTCAGGACCCTCCCAGCTGCAAGGGGCTGCCACATGTCCCAGTTCAAGTCTCTGTTTCCACAAGAGCTAAAGGCCTTCAGGAGGGCCAAGGATGCCTTG GAAGAGTCGCTCTTGCTGAAGAACTGGAGCTGTAGCTCCCACCCGTTCCCCAAGGCCCGGGACCTGAGGTGGCTGCAG GTGTGGGAGCGCCCCGTGGCCTTGGAGGCTGAGCTGGCCCTGACGCTGAAGGTGTTGGGGACCGTGGCTAACTCGACCCTGGGGGACACCCTGGACCAGCCTCTCCACACGCTGCGCTACATCCACTCCAAGCTCCAGGCCTGT GTCCCAGCTCAGGCCACAACaggccccagggcccagggcctccTCCACCAGTGGCTACACAGGATTCATAAGGCCGAGAAGATG GAGTCTCAGGTCTGCCTCGAAGCCTCTGTCACATTCAACCTCATCCGCCTCCTCACCCTGGACCTGAAATGTGTCGCCAGTGGAGACCTGTGTGTCTGA
- the LOC117035358 gene encoding interferon lambda-4-like, which produces MAGTVPRASKVLIPRPAASADVRKTELARGSPAAHQFSVPHIKAAMKGAEMGPNGATAVAVGLWFLVTVSVAAGPDVAAPRRCILSHYRSLDPRALAAVKALRDRYEEETLSWRPRNCSFRPRRDPPRPSSCARLRLVARGLADAQAVLKSLQSPELFPGVPPTLELLAAAGRDVAACLQLVRPGSWRKSLRPPRRRPKTRRADSPRCHEATVIFNLVRLLTWDLRLVAHPGPCL; this is translated from the exons ATGGCTGGCACCGTCCCTCGGGCGAGTAAAGTCCTCATTCCCAGGCCAGCGGCCAGCGCTGATGTTCGGAAAACTGAACTCGCACGGGGAAGCCCGGCCGCTCACCAGTTCTCCGTCCCGCACATAAAAGCCGCCATGAAGG GAGCAGAGATGGGGCCGAATGGCGCGACCGCGGTGGCCGTGGGGCTGTGGTTCTTGGTGACAGTCAGCGTGGCGGCGGGCCCAGACGTGGCTGCACCCCGACGCTGCATCCTCTCGCACTACCGTTCGCTGGACCCCAGGGCGCTGGCAGCGGTCAAGGCGCTGAGAGACCGCTAC GAGGAAGAGACGCTGAGCTGGAGGCCGCGCAACTGCTCCTTCCGCCCAAGGAGGGATCCCCCGCGGCCCTCG TCGTGCGCCCGGCTCCGCCTCGTGGCACGGGGCCTCGCGGACGCCCAGGCGGTGCTGAAGAGCCTGCAGAGCCCGGAGCTGTTCCCCGGCGTCCCCCCGACCCTGGAGCTGCTGGCGGCCGCCGGGCGGGACGTGGCGGCCTGC CTCCAGCTGGTGCGGCCAGGCTCCTGGAGGAAGTCCCTCCGGCCACCCAGAAGGCGACCCAAAACGCGGAGAGCT GACTCGCCTCGGTGCCACGAAGCCACCGTCATCTTCAACCTCGTGCGTCTGCTCACGTGGGACCTGAGGCTGGTGGCGCACCCGGGACCTTGTCTCTGA
- the LOC117035359 gene encoding interferon lambda-4-like, which translates to MAGTVPRASKVLIPRPAASADVRKTELARGSPAAHQFSVPHIKAAMKGAEMGPNGATAVAVGLWFLVTVSVAAGPDVAAPRRCILSHYRSLDPRALAAVKALRDRYEEETLSWRPRNCSLRPRRDPPRPSSCARLRLVARGLADAQAVLKSLQSPELFPGVPPTLELLAAAGRDVAACLQLVRPGSWRKSLRPPRRRHKTRRADSPRCHEATVIFNLVRLLTWDLRLVAHPGPCL; encoded by the exons ATGGCTGGCACCGTCCCTCGGGCGAGTAAAGTCCTCATTCCCAGGCCAGCGGCCAGCGCTGATGTTCGGAAAACTGAACTCGCACGGGGAAGCCCGGCCGCTCACCAGTTCTCCGTCCCGCACATAAAAGCCGCCATGAAGG GAGCAGAGATGGGGCCGAATGGCGCGACCGCGGTGGCCGTGGGGCTGTGGTTCTTGGTGACAGTCAGCGTGGCGGCGGGCCCAGACGTGGCTGCACCCCGACGCTGCATCCTCTCGCACTACCGTTCGCTGGACCCCAGGGCGCTGGCAGCGGTCAAGGCGCTGAGAGACCGCTAC GAGGAAGAGACGCTGAGCTGGAGGCCGCGCAACTGCTCCTTGCGCCCGAGGAGGGATCCCCCGCGGCCCTCG TCGTGCGCCCGGCTCCGCCTCGTGGCACGGGGCCTCGCGGACGCCCAGGCGGTGCTGAAGAGCCTGCAGAGCCCGGAGCTGTTCCCCGGCGTCCCCCCGACCCTGGAGCTGCTGGCGGCCGCCGGGCGGGACGTGGCGGCCTGC CTCCAGCTGGTGCGGCCAGGCTCCTGGAGGAAGTCCCTCCGGCCACCCAGAAGGCGACACAAAACGCGGAGAGCT GACTCGCCTCGGTGCCACGAAGCCACCGTCATCTTCAACCTCGTGCGTCTGCTCACGTGGGACCTGAGGCTGGTGGCGCACCCGGGACCTTGTCTCTGA